The following are from one region of the Salvia splendens isolate huo1 chromosome 2, SspV2, whole genome shotgun sequence genome:
- the LOC121770514 gene encoding bifunctional riboflavin biosynthesis protein RIBA 1, chloroplastic-like, which yields MLAGSEPAGVLCEIVDDDGSMARLPKLRQFTQKENLKIVSIADLIRYRRKRNRLVEHASAARIPTMWGPFTAYCYRSILDGIEHIAMVKGEIGDGLDILVRVHSECLTGDIFGSARCDCGKQLELAMQQIEAAGRGVLVYLRGHEGRGIGLGHKLRAYSLQDEGHDTIEANEELGLPIDSREYGIGAQILRDLGVRTMKLMTNNPANYSGLKGYGLAVAGRVPLVAKNNLDVGQTDTGESLARQTLVIQH from the exons ATGCTAGCTGGATCAGAACCTGCTGGTGTTTTATGTGAgattgttgatgatgatggttCTATGGCTAGATTGCCAAAGCTTCGTCAGTTTACCCAGAAAGAAAACTTAAAGATTGTTTCTATCGCTGATCTAATAAG ATATAGAAGAAAGAGGAATAGATTAGTCGAACATGCATCTGCTGCTCGTATACCAACTATGTGGGGACCCTTCACTGCCTATTGTTATAGGTCAATTTTGGATGGGATTGAGCATATTGCAATGGTTAAG GGTGAGATTGGGGATGGACTAGATATTCTAGTGAGAGTACACTCGGAATGTCTGACTGGAGACATATTTGGATCCGCCAGATGTGACTGCGGAAAACAATTGGAGCTTGCAATGCAACAGATCGAAGCTGCTGGAAGGGGCGTTCTGGTTTACCTTCGCGGTCATGAGGGGAGGGGTATTGGGTTGGGCCACAAGCTTCGAGCTTACAGTTTGCAAGACGAAGGACATGACACTATCGAGGCAAACGAGGAGCTGGGTTTGCCTATTGACTCAAGGGAGTATGGGATTGGTGCTCAG ATACTGAGAGATCTTGGAGTTCGAACTATGAAGCTGATGACAAACAATCCAGCCAACTACAGTGGGCTCAAAGGATATGGTTTGGCCGTCGCTGGCAGAGTTCCCCTTGTAGCTAAAAACAACCTGGATGTCGGCCAGACAGACACTGGTGAGAGTCTGGCCAGACAGACACTGGTGATTCAACACTAG
- the LOC121763597 gene encoding polyadenylate-binding protein 2-like isoform X1, producing MEGDVEMAAVEEGAVVELDDMKKRLKEMEDEAAALREMQAKVEQEIGAVQADPAAAAANQTNREEVDARSVFVGNVDYSCTPEEVQQHFQSCGTVNRVTIRTNKYGQPKGYAYVEFLETEAVEQALLLNESELHGRQLKVSAKRTNVPGMKQFRPRRSNPQMGYRSRTPFMAAPYIFSPYGYGKIPRFRVPMRYSPYF from the exons ATGGAGGGCGATGTCGAGATGGCGGCGGTGGAAGAGGGAGCTGTCGTT GAGCTGGATGATATGAAGAAGAGGCTGAAGGAGATGGAGGATGAGGCTGCCGCTCTTCGGGAAATGCAGGCGAAAGTTGAACAAGAAATTGGCGCCGTTCAAG CAGATCCTGCTGCAGCTGCAGCCAATCAGACAAATAGGGAAGAAGTGGATGCTCGATCAGTCTTTGTTGGCAAT GTGGATTATTCATGTACCCCAGAGGAAGTGCAGCAGCATTTCCAGTCTTGTGGGACTGTCAATAGAGTAACTATCAGGACTAACAAGTATGGGCAACCAAAGGGGTATGCCTATGTTGAGTTCCTTGAAACCGAAGCTGTTGAGCAGGCTCTTCTTCTGAATGAATCTGAGCTCCATGGTCGCCAGTTGAAG GTATCAGCCAAGAGGACCAACGTTCCGGGCATGAAGCAGTTCCGCCCTCGGCGTTCCAATCCTCAAATGGGTTATCGATCTAGGACACCTTTCATGGCTGCTCCATACATATTTTCTCCTTACGGATATGG GAAAATCCCCAGGTTTAGAGTACCAATGAGATACAGCCCTTACTTCTGA
- the LOC121788352 gene encoding histone H3.2 yields the protein MARTKQTARKSTGGKAPRKQLATKAARKSAPATGGVKKPHRFRPGTVALREIRKYQKSTELLIRKLPFQRLVREIAQDFKTDLRFQSSAVAALQEAAEAYLVGLFEDTNLCAIHAKRVTIMPKDIQLARRIRGERA from the coding sequence ATGGCTCGTACCAAGCAAACTGCCCGCAAATCCACAGGAGGCAAGGCTCCGCGCAAGCAGCTGGCCACCAAAGCAGCCCGGAAATCTGCTCCGGCCACCGGCGGAGTGAAGAAGCCCCACCGCTTCCGTCCTGGTACCGTCGCTCTCCGTGAGATCCGCAAGTATCAGAAGTCCACAGAGCTTTTGATCCGAAAACTTCCTTTTCAGAGACTCGTTCGTGAGATAGCTCAGGATTTCAAGACCGATCTCAGATTTCAGAGTTCCGCGGTGGCTGCGCTTCAAGAGGCTGCGGAGGCTTACCTCGTTGGATTGTTTGAGGACACCAATCTCTGTGCTATTCATGCCAAGAGAGTCACGATTATGCCCAAGGATATCCAGCTTGCGAGGAGAATTAGGGGTGAGAGGGCCTAA
- the LOC121763597 gene encoding polyadenylate-binding protein 2-like isoform X2, with protein sequence MEGDVEMAAVEEGAVVELDDMKKRLKEMEDEAAALREMQAKVEQEIGAVQDPAAAAANQTNREEVDARSVFVGNVDYSCTPEEVQQHFQSCGTVNRVTIRTNKYGQPKGYAYVEFLETEAVEQALLLNESELHGRQLKVSAKRTNVPGMKQFRPRRSNPQMGYRSRTPFMAAPYIFSPYGYGKIPRFRVPMRYSPYF encoded by the exons ATGGAGGGCGATGTCGAGATGGCGGCGGTGGAAGAGGGAGCTGTCGTT GAGCTGGATGATATGAAGAAGAGGCTGAAGGAGATGGAGGATGAGGCTGCCGCTCTTCGGGAAATGCAGGCGAAAGTTGAACAAGAAATTGGCGCCGTTCAAG ATCCTGCTGCAGCTGCAGCCAATCAGACAAATAGGGAAGAAGTGGATGCTCGATCAGTCTTTGTTGGCAAT GTGGATTATTCATGTACCCCAGAGGAAGTGCAGCAGCATTTCCAGTCTTGTGGGACTGTCAATAGAGTAACTATCAGGACTAACAAGTATGGGCAACCAAAGGGGTATGCCTATGTTGAGTTCCTTGAAACCGAAGCTGTTGAGCAGGCTCTTCTTCTGAATGAATCTGAGCTCCATGGTCGCCAGTTGAAG GTATCAGCCAAGAGGACCAACGTTCCGGGCATGAAGCAGTTCCGCCCTCGGCGTTCCAATCCTCAAATGGGTTATCGATCTAGGACACCTTTCATGGCTGCTCCATACATATTTTCTCCTTACGGATATGG GAAAATCCCCAGGTTTAGAGTACCAATGAGATACAGCCCTTACTTCTGA